In the Primulina eburnea isolate SZY01 unplaced genomic scaffold, ASM2296580v1 ctg739_ERROPOS11973397, whole genome shotgun sequence genome, one interval contains:
- the LOC140821885 gene encoding CBS domain-containing protein CBSCBSPB3-like — protein MSGPMGPPPPRRSSTVQRRNSSTVRKSSAPPSENGAADANGFHAKPTSPTQSSVGERTVKKLRLSKALTIPEGTTVSDACRRMAAQRVDAVLLTDANALLSGIVTDKDIATRVIAEELRPEQTIISKVMTRNPIFVNSDSLAIEALQKMVQGKFRHLPVVENGEVIALLDITKCLYDAISRMEKAAEQGSAIAAAVEGVERQFRSNFSAPSAFVETLRERTFKPSLSAIISDNSRVAIIYLSDPVYVAAKMMRELRVNSVVVMTGNKIQGILTSKDILMRVVAQNLSPELTLVEKIWSCFFLVMTQNPECVTLESTILEALHIMHDGKFLHLPVLEKDGGIAACMDVLQITQAAISMVESSSDVANDVANTVMQKFWDSALNLEPPDDYDTHSEMSMSQYMASEGTEHTKATYPSLGFGSSFSFKFVDHKGRVHRFNFGFENLSELVSAVMQRLGASNDRIFSQPLYEDDEGDKVLLMTDSDLVSAVSHARSVGLKVLVTTHSRSRKGQKRKGEKGKKNNLQAIIFVLLCW, from the exons ATGAGTGGTCCGATGGGTCCTCCGCCGCCCAGACGCAGCAGTACGGTTCAAAGACGCAATTCATCAACCGTCAGGAAGTCTTCGGCTCCACCTTCCGAGAACGGAGCCGCTGATGCTAATGGGTTTCACGCCAAGCCTACTTCCCCTACTCAATC CTCTGTTGGGGAAAGGACAGTGAAGAAACTAAGGCTCTCTAAGGCACTTACAATTCCTGAAGGGACCACTGTGTCAGATGCATGTAGGAGGATGGCAGCCCAGCGCGTTGATGCTGTCTTGCTAACTGATGCTAATGCTCTGCTTTCAGGAATTGTAACTGATAAG GACATTGCAACCAGAGTCATAGCTGAGGAGTTGAGGCCAGAGCAAACAATAATTTCGAAAGTGATGACAAGGAACCCAATATTTGTGAATTCAGATTCATTGGCTATTGAGGCTCTTCAGAAGATGGTTCAAG GTAAATTCCGGCACCTCCCTGTTGTTGAGAATGGAGAAGTTATAGCTCTTTTAGACATCACAAAATGTCTTTATGATGCCATATCAAGAATGGAGAAGGCCGCAGAGCAGGGAAGTGCCATTGCAGCAGCAGTTGAAGGAGTTGAACGTCAGTTCAGGAGCAATTTCTCTG CACCATCAGCTTTTGTAGAAACTCTCAGGGAACGCACGTTCAAGCCTTCTTTATCAGCTATCATTTCCGATAATTCTAG GGTTGCAATAATATATCTATCTGATCCTGTTTATGTTGCTGCTAAAATGATGCGTGAGTTACGAGTCAATTCGGTGGTTGTCATGACAGGAAATAAGATTCAGGGGATATTAAC ATCAAAGGATATACTCATGCGAGTTGTGGCCCAAAATCTCTCTCCCGAGTTGACTTTAGTGGAAAAGATTTGGAGCTgtttctttctt GTAATGACACAGAACCCAGAATGTGTAACACTGGAGTCAACAATCCTTGAAGCATTGCACATAATGCATGACGGGAAATTTTTACATTTGCCTGTTCTGGAAAAAG ACGGAGGTATTGCTGCCTGCATGGATGTTTTGCAGATAACTCAGGCAGCAATTTCTATG GTTGAAAGTAGCTCTGATGTTGCCAATGATGTAGCAAATACAGTGATGCAAAAGTTCTGGGATTCAGCACTAAATCTAGAGCCCCCAGATGATTATGATACTCACAG TGAGATGTCAATGTCCCAATACATGGCATCAGAAGGAACCGAGCACACAAAGGCTACATACCCATCTCTCGGTTTTGGGAgttcattttctttcaaatttgTGGACCATAAAGGACGTGTGCATCGATTTAATTTTG GCTTTGAGAATTTATCTGAGCTTGTTTCTGCTGTTATGCAAAGGCTGGGTGCATCAAACGATCGGATTTTCTCTCAACCTTTG TATGAAGATGACGAAGGAGATAAAGTCCTGCTCATGACAGACTCAGATCTTGTCAGTGCTGTTAGCCATGCAAGATCAGTGGGACTAAAG GTGCTAGTTACAACTCACAGCAGATCAAGAAAAGGGCAAAAGAGAAAGGGTGAAAAAGGTAAAAAGAACAACTTGCAAGCCATCATTTTTGTGTTACTATGTTGGTAA